From the genome of Tachysurus fulvidraco isolate hzauxx_2018 chromosome 20, HZAU_PFXX_2.0, whole genome shotgun sequence, one region includes:
- the med11 gene encoding mediator of RNA polymerase II transcription subunit 11 → MANDRLRALEDVEKEIAVVLQCAGTIVLELSKEKHNASLLDRQLNQFQTSINRIESELSSQIRYLTQVATGQPHEGSTYSARKDCQMALNRAEYARVKLGELRRTCETMLETQILRT, encoded by the exons ATGGCCAATGACAGGTTACGGGCTCTGGAGGATGTGGAAAAGGAGATCGCTGTCGTTCTTCAGTGTGCAG GAACCATAGTGCTGGAATTGTCCAAAGAGAAGCATAATGCAAGTTTGTTAGACCGGCAGCTCAACCAGTTTCAAACCTCCATTAACAGGATTGAGAGTGAGCTCAGCTCTCAGATCCGCTATCTCACACAG GTGGCGACTGGGCAGCCGCACGAAGGTTCAACGTACTCTGCACGAAAGGACTGCCAGATGGCCCTGAACCGTGCAGAATACGCACGTGTTAAACTGGGAGAACTAAGACGCACCTGTGAGACGATGCTCGAAACCCAGATATTACGTACATGA
- the rnasekb gene encoding ribonuclease kappa-B — protein sequence MPSLLFCGPKLAACGIVLSIWGVIMLAMLGIFFSAKSAVLIEDVPFTEEDIRNDKNPPQAIYSLYNQVAINCFIAAAVYVGVGAISLCQVRLNKRQEYMVT from the exons ATGCCGTCTTTGTTATTTTGCGGCCCAAAATTAGCCGCCTGTGGGATTGTATTAAGCATCTGGGGAGTCATTATGTTG GCGATGTTGGGGATCTTCTTTAGTGCAAAATCCGCTGTGCTGATCGAAGACGTTCCCTTTACTGAGGAAGACATCAGAAACGA CAAAAACCCGCCACAGGCAATCTACAGCCTGTACAACCAAGTGGCCATCAACTGCTTCATTGCTGCTGCCGTTTATGTTGGAGTGGGTGCGATTTCTCTGTGCCAGGTTCGCCTGAACAAGCGGCAGGAGTACATGGTGACATAA
- the c20h17orf49 gene encoding chromatin complexes subunit BAP18 isoform X1, translating to MTSSSAKVGEIFSAAGAAFSKLGELTMQLHPVADSSPAGAKWTETEIEMLRSAVSRFGDDLNNISSVIKERTVSQIKTTVKRKLYEDNRVPLSSEPPQKTVKKTTVAMATSPASMNPTSQAVTVGLQGAASLKHTIKKPKTADVTLSALNDLDVNSDLVDMEGLGEGSTKKPNFDQECLTLDSSLIMNSSDLPLLSR from the exons ATGACTTCGTCTTCAGCAAAG GTGGGTGAAATCTTCTCGGCGGCTGGTGCTGCCTTCAGTAAATTAGGGGAGCTCACAATGCAGCTGCATCCTGTAGCTGATTCATCTCCTGCAGG AGCCAAATGGACAGAAACTGAGATTGAGATGCTGCGTTCGGCTGTGAGCCGCTTTGGTGATGATTTGAACAATATCAGCTCAGTCATTAAAGAACGCACAGT TTCCCAGATTAAGACCACAGTAAAGAGGAAGCTCTATGAGGACAACAGAGTCCCTCTCTCATCAGAGCCGCCCCAAAAGACAGTGAAGAAAACCACTGTTGCCATGGCTACATCTCCAGCATCCATGAATCCAACATCGCAAGCTGTGACAGTAGGATTGCAGGGTGCTGCTTCTTTGAAACACACAATTAAAAAGCCCAAAACTGCAG ATGTGACACTCAGTGCCCTGAATGACTTGGATGTCAACAGTGATTTGGTGGATATGGAAGGATTAGGAGAGGGTTCCACCAAAAAACCCAATTTTGATCAAG AATGTCTGACTTTGGACTCCAGCCTCATAATGAACTCCAGCGACCTGCCACTACTTTCCCGGTGA
- the c20h17orf49 gene encoding chromatin complexes subunit BAP18 isoform X2, which translates to MTSSSAKVGEIFSAAGAAFSKLGELTMQLHPVADSSPAGAKWTETEIEMLRSAVSRFGDDLNNISSVIKERTVSQIKTTVKRKLYEDNRVPLSSEPPQKTVKKTTVAMATSPASMNPTSQAVTVGLQGAASLKHTIKKPKTADVTLSALNDLDVNSDLVDMEGLGEGSTKKPNFDQGYYNSKG; encoded by the exons ATGACTTCGTCTTCAGCAAAG GTGGGTGAAATCTTCTCGGCGGCTGGTGCTGCCTTCAGTAAATTAGGGGAGCTCACAATGCAGCTGCATCCTGTAGCTGATTCATCTCCTGCAGG AGCCAAATGGACAGAAACTGAGATTGAGATGCTGCGTTCGGCTGTGAGCCGCTTTGGTGATGATTTGAACAATATCAGCTCAGTCATTAAAGAACGCACAGT TTCCCAGATTAAGACCACAGTAAAGAGGAAGCTCTATGAGGACAACAGAGTCCCTCTCTCATCAGAGCCGCCCCAAAAGACAGTGAAGAAAACCACTGTTGCCATGGCTACATCTCCAGCATCCATGAATCCAACATCGCAAGCTGTGACAGTAGGATTGCAGGGTGCTGCTTCTTTGAAACACACAATTAAAAAGCCCAAAACTGCAG ATGTGACACTCAGTGCCCTGAATGACTTGGATGTCAACAGTGATTTGGTGGATATGGAAGGATTAGGAGAGGGTTCCACCAAAAAACCCAATTTTGATCAAG gttattataacagcaaagggtgA